A single genomic interval of Leptospira dzoumogneensis harbors:
- a CDS encoding lipoprotein signal peptidase: MKYFEKKFLEVYPPIFIISVIVGTVIDLVTKYIAILYLRPHNPIELLGDFFRLTLTFNTGFVMGLFQGFPRTSLALTAVAILVLIAYRWKNSDLGHPAGWALVMSGAFGNFIDKFFVKIIGIGAEFGFVENRYEGRFIGVVDFLDFDWPNWLLIDRWPAFNFADSCVSVGLVILILTMKIEEDKK; encoded by the coding sequence GTGAAATATTTCGAAAAGAAATTCTTAGAGGTATACCCGCCTATCTTCATCATCAGTGTAATTGTTGGAACAGTTATAGATCTGGTTACCAAATACATCGCTATACTATATCTAAGACCTCATAACCCGATCGAACTGCTTGGGGATTTTTTCCGTTTAACCCTGACATTCAATACAGGTTTTGTGATGGGTCTCTTCCAAGGATTTCCAAGAACCTCTTTGGCTCTGACTGCAGTCGCGATCTTAGTGCTCATCGCATATCGTTGGAAAAATTCAGACCTAGGACATCCTGCGGGTTGGGCTCTTGTAATGTCCGGAGCATTCGGGAATTTTATAGATAAGTTTTTTGTGAAAATTATAGGGATCGGAGCTGAGTTCGGATTCGTAGAAAATCGTTACGAAGGAAGATTTATCGGAGTTGTGGACTTCTTAGACTTCGATTGGCCGAACTGGCTTTTGATCGATAGATGGCCTGCATTCAACTTCGCAGACTCCTGCGTTAGCGTAGGATTGGTGATCCTGATCCTTACCATGAAAATCGAAGAGGATAAGAAGTAG
- the purE gene encoding 5-(carboxyamino)imidazole ribonucleotide mutase codes for MKTKVAIIMGSSSDWETMKEAVSILKQFGIESHTEIVSAHRSPELLFEFSKSARSKGFEIIIAGAGGAAHLPGMVASLTTLPVLGVPVQSKALSGMDSLLSIVQMPGGVPVGTLAIGTAGAKNAGLLAARILSLQDETLSQKLEQYRNDIREEALSKNKDLI; via the coding sequence GTGAAAACGAAAGTAGCTATTATAATGGGAAGCAGTTCCGATTGGGAGACCATGAAAGAAGCAGTCTCCATCTTGAAACAATTCGGGATAGAATCTCATACGGAAATCGTATCCGCACATCGTTCTCCAGAGTTATTATTCGAATTTTCTAAATCTGCAAGATCCAAAGGTTTTGAGATCATCATCGCAGGCGCAGGTGGAGCAGCTCATCTTCCTGGAATGGTGGCTTCTCTCACTACCTTACCGGTGCTCGGAGTGCCAGTACAAAGTAAGGCCCTATCCGGAATGGACAGTTTATTATCCATAGTGCAGATGCCGGGAGGAGTTCCTGTGGGAACACTTGCAATCGGAACAGCAGGAGCAAAAAACGCAGGACTACTCGCCGCAAGAATATTGTCCCTGCAAGACGAAACATTATCACAAAAATTGGAACAATACAGAAACGATATCAGAGAAGAAGCGTTGTCCAAGAACAAAGATCTAATATGA
- a CDS encoding ABC1 kinase family protein — MPASSQTTNSNQLPSYSARGRYYRGSFFLWKKIFSLFWYYKFVRLFLSSKSREERELEFYKSLGLECRDFFLKMGGVYVKVGQYFASLAHLFPESFTEALQDLQDRVPPHPFSEIKERFKKEFGKEIAEVFPDISEAPLASASIAQVHSATFKGEKVAVKILYPGIEDIIEKDLKAVRKFLKRINRFLVTFDFKIVHKEIAKLVGRETDLRLEAESMDRMARYFAEEPDYVFPKLIPDWSGKSVLTAQFIEGKRITQAGTLKKGQAKSRPVDLLIRAYILMIFEYRFYHADPHPGNMIYTPDEKLCFIDFGAVGEIPPSQAIALRKIILCAMTKDYPALVEALDELGLVSKKADREKLEEVVRYSMEKLSKFLSDTDSFKNIKFEQIHTPEDLKFLKEINSSLRGLLRMIQLPTSLVPLERVLGLLVGITANLDPYRTVLDYGEKPFKSLVFQGENQWQKVLVQEGGIWGQAVSLPGELLQAVKNLNRGKQSYKLPDLEQHTKKMYSLGHQIISSAFVIFGIHYGTDRMDKGIETQAMVAYGVSVFFGILLALSVIKNKFSSKRNRQ; from the coding sequence ATGCCTGCAAGTTCCCAAACCACAAATTCAAATCAATTGCCTTCCTATTCCGCGAGAGGAAGATATTATCGTGGCAGCTTCTTTCTTTGGAAAAAAATATTTAGTCTATTCTGGTATTATAAATTTGTAAGATTATTCCTTTCTTCCAAATCAAGAGAAGAAAGAGAATTAGAATTTTATAAATCGCTGGGCTTGGAGTGCAGGGACTTCTTCCTGAAAATGGGAGGAGTATACGTAAAAGTCGGCCAGTATTTTGCATCACTCGCTCATCTATTCCCCGAAAGTTTCACGGAAGCCTTACAGGACTTACAGGATAGAGTTCCTCCCCATCCTTTTTCAGAAATTAAGGAAAGATTTAAAAAAGAATTCGGAAAAGAGATCGCAGAAGTGTTTCCGGATATTTCAGAAGCACCTTTAGCATCCGCTTCGATCGCTCAGGTACATTCGGCTACTTTTAAAGGCGAAAAAGTAGCGGTTAAAATTTTATATCCGGGAATCGAAGATATTATCGAAAAAGATCTGAAGGCGGTCCGTAAGTTCCTAAAGAGGATCAATCGTTTCCTGGTCACATTCGATTTTAAAATAGTTCATAAGGAAATTGCAAAGTTAGTAGGAAGAGAAACGGATCTTCGTCTAGAGGCTGAGTCCATGGATCGTATGGCCAGATATTTTGCAGAAGAGCCCGATTATGTTTTTCCTAAGCTGATCCCTGATTGGAGCGGCAAGAGTGTTTTGACCGCTCAGTTTATAGAAGGGAAACGTATCACTCAAGCAGGCACATTAAAAAAAGGACAAGCAAAGTCCAGACCCGTAGATCTTTTGATCCGAGCTTATATTCTTATGATATTCGAATATAGGTTTTATCATGCGGATCCTCATCCGGGAAATATGATCTATACTCCCGATGAAAAACTTTGTTTTATAGATTTCGGAGCGGTAGGAGAGATCCCTCCCAGCCAGGCTATCGCTCTTAGAAAGATCATACTTTGCGCAATGACAAAGGATTATCCTGCACTTGTCGAGGCTTTAGACGAGTTAGGACTTGTTTCTAAAAAGGCTGATAGAGAGAAGTTGGAAGAAGTGGTCCGTTATTCCATGGAAAAACTTTCCAAGTTCTTATCCGATACGGATTCATTTAAGAATATAAAGTTCGAACAGATCCATACACCCGAAGATCTGAAATTTTTAAAAGAGATCAATTCAAGTCTTCGCGGACTTCTACGAATGATCCAATTGCCTACCTCTCTTGTTCCATTGGAAAGAGTTCTTGGTCTTCTTGTCGGAATTACCGCAAACCTGGATCCTTATCGTACTGTTTTGGATTATGGTGAAAAACCTTTCAAAAGTTTGGTCTTCCAAGGAGAGAACCAATGGCAGAAGGTTCTGGTCCAGGAAGGTGGCATCTGGGGCCAGGCTGTTTCTTTGCCTGGAGAATTATTACAGGCTGTTAAAAATTTAAACCGAGGCAAGCAGTCCTATAAACTTCCGGATCTGGAACAACATACTAAGAAGATGTATTCTTTAGGTCATCAGATCATCTCTTCTGCATTTGTAATTTTCGGTATCCATTATGGAACGGATAGAATGGACAAGGGGATCGAAACACAAGCAATGGTGGCTTACGGAGTATCCGTTTTCTTCGGAATCCTCCTTGCTCTATCCGTTATCAAAAATAAATTCAGCTCTAAAAGGAATCGTCAGTGA
- a CDS encoding UDP-N-acetylmuramoyl-tripeptide--D-alanyl-D-alanine ligase, producing MKAPFQYDPETIRRVLQSPSDFSFQKESEIKSISTASGMVEPGTLFVPLRGNRDGHEFISDALEKGASYFLCEKDHPVLESLTPEQRSRSIQVKDTLLALGKLATFHRSRFNPILIAVTGSSGKTTTKEILSSCLSPLEEGLLVTEKNYNNEIGVPFTLFNINPKTRYVVCEMGMNHAGEISRLTKMARPDYSIITTIGTAHIELLGSHKGIAKAKAEVLEGMYKGGILFYPETGEYKNFLKRRCLRYGIKFKSVPLKRRIEIVETNREGFKISFLNSILDWSLPGIKLLENLALCISVLEEVGTPTEWIQNGIKNFRSGDKRLDFQVGNYKILNDTYNANRESMLSSLEACSQIAGEEGFYAVLGDMKEVGNYSRKFHTEIGSFAADLKNCKGLFLFGTESSHALKSFQKKASRGLLSFSFPGDEEGLKNLVETIRKEVPPGSYLLAKASRGMKLERVVEELNS from the coding sequence ATGAAAGCACCATTCCAATACGATCCGGAAACAATAAGAAGGGTATTACAAAGTCCGTCCGACTTCTCCTTTCAAAAAGAATCAGAGATCAAAAGTATCAGCACTGCATCCGGAATGGTGGAACCTGGGACCTTATTCGTACCTTTAAGAGGAAACAGGGACGGACACGAATTTATATCGGATGCCTTGGAAAAAGGAGCCTCTTATTTTTTATGTGAAAAGGATCATCCAGTTTTAGAAAGTCTCACTCCTGAACAAAGATCAAGATCCATCCAAGTAAAGGACACATTACTCGCGTTAGGAAAACTTGCTACATTTCATAGATCTAGATTTAATCCGATACTGATCGCAGTCACAGGTTCCAGCGGAAAGACCACCACAAAAGAGATCTTATCCTCTTGTCTTTCACCATTGGAAGAAGGTTTACTGGTCACTGAAAAAAACTATAATAATGAGATAGGAGTTCCATTCACATTATTTAATATCAATCCAAAGACAAGATATGTAGTATGCGAGATGGGAATGAACCATGCAGGAGAAATTTCCAGGCTGACCAAAATGGCAAGGCCGGATTATTCCATCATCACTACCATAGGAACGGCACATATAGAATTATTGGGATCTCATAAAGGGATCGCAAAAGCAAAAGCGGAAGTCTTGGAAGGAATGTATAAAGGCGGAATATTGTTCTACCCTGAAACGGGAGAATATAAGAATTTTCTAAAACGAAGATGCCTGCGTTACGGGATTAAATTCAAATCAGTTCCGCTTAAAAGAAGAATAGAAATCGTAGAAACCAATCGAGAAGGATTTAAGATCTCATTTTTAAATTCTATATTAGATTGGAGTCTCCCCGGCATCAAATTACTGGAAAATCTTGCGTTATGTATTTCGGTTTTGGAAGAAGTTGGGACTCCTACGGAATGGATACAGAACGGGATCAAAAATTTCAGATCCGGTGACAAACGATTGGATTTCCAAGTAGGAAATTATAAAATCCTAAACGATACATACAACGCAAATAGAGAATCCATGTTATCTTCTCTGGAAGCATGTTCTCAAATTGCAGGAGAAGAAGGATTTTACGCAGTACTAGGAGACATGAAAGAAGTAGGAAATTATTCCCGAAAGTTCCATACCGAGATCGGAAGTTTTGCGGCGGATCTAAAGAACTGCAAAGGACTCTTCCTATTCGGAACGGAATCTTCTCATGCACTCAAGAGTTTCCAAAAAAAGGCAAGTCGGGGACTTCTATCCTTCTCCTTTCCAGGCGACGAAGAAGGACTCAAAAATTTAGTGGAGACGATCCGCAAAGAAGTGCCTCCCGGCTCTTATCTATTAGCAAAAGCCTCTAGAGGAATGAAATTAGAAAGGGTCGTAGAAGAATTAAATTCATAA
- a CDS encoding cyclic nucleotide-binding domain-containing protein, with translation MNFLQLPIWKKIIKKKGTSNPEIIRFLRETSVFGKLKRRTLHEIARLVHVRQYSEGEEIFRQGEAGAGFYMIFDGKVAIRSVRDGIELDLAHLDQHSFFGELSLFSEERRTATAIAQEPSTLLGFFQPDLKEIIETKPKIGIEILLSLTGVVVERLQKTNQLLEKAYYKGKQKNA, from the coding sequence TTGAATTTCCTACAACTCCCCATATGGAAAAAGATCATAAAGAAAAAAGGGACTTCCAACCCGGAGATCATACGTTTCCTCCGAGAAACCTCCGTATTCGGAAAGTTAAAAAGAAGGACCTTACACGAGATCGCAAGATTAGTTCACGTTAGACAGTATTCCGAGGGAGAGGAAATTTTCAGACAGGGAGAAGCCGGAGCCGGATTTTACATGATCTTCGACGGAAAGGTCGCTATCCGTTCCGTTAGGGACGGGATAGAATTGGATCTGGCTCATTTAGACCAGCATTCATTCTTCGGAGAACTTTCCTTATTCTCAGAGGAGAGAAGGACGGCAACTGCAATCGCTCAGGAGCCTTCTACATTGCTCGGGTTTTTCCAACCAGACCTGAAAGAAATTATAGAGACGAAACCTAAGATTGGGATCGAGATACTTTTAAGTCTCACCGGAGTTGTAGTAGAAAGACTCCAGAAAACCAACCAGCTATTGGAAAAAGCATATTATAAGGGCAAACAAAAAAATGCCTGA
- a CDS encoding glycosyltransferase family 2 protein encodes MKLVINIPCYNEEKTLSTVLAEIPKKIPGIKTIEVQIVDDGSTDRTTEIAASYGCKIISHRKNLGLGRAFKSGVEAALESGADIFVNTDADNQYPSSYIPDLIAPVASGSADIIIGNRVPWTVEHFSPLKKILQWFGNLIVRNLIGTDIPDTVSGFRAYSRESLLRLNVTTKFSYVLDTIVQAVKMDLTVSSIPIPTNPPTRKSRLFKNIFQHMWKSGTSLVRLLIIYRPFQFFGVLAVTSFIPALAIAIRFLIFFYLGIGKGHVQSLLFAVVLVIISGLFLVSAIIAFLIGMNRKLNEEILYHEKKRTFGLSSKTKAAK; translated from the coding sequence TTGCTATAACGAGGAAAAAACTCTTTCTACGGTGCTTGCCGAGATCCCCAAAAAGATCCCCGGTATTAAAACGATAGAAGTTCAGATCGTCGACGACGGTTCTACAGATCGCACCACAGAGATTGCCGCATCATACGGTTGTAAAATTATTTCCCACAGAAAGAATTTAGGGCTCGGAAGAGCATTCAAGTCCGGAGTGGAAGCTGCCTTGGAAAGTGGTGCAGACATTTTTGTAAACACTGACGCGGACAATCAGTATCCTTCTTCTTATATTCCCGATCTAATCGCTCCAGTCGCGAGTGGCTCTGCGGACATTATTATCGGAAATCGAGTGCCATGGACTGTGGAACATTTTTCTCCTTTAAAAAAGATTCTACAATGGTTCGGAAATCTAATCGTTCGAAATTTGATTGGCACTGATATTCCGGACACCGTATCCGGGTTTAGAGCCTATTCTAGAGAAAGTCTTTTAAGATTGAATGTAACCACTAAGTTCTCTTACGTTTTAGATACGATTGTGCAAGCAGTTAAAATGGATCTGACTGTTTCTTCTATCCCGATACCTACAAATCCACCAACTAGAAAATCCAGATTGTTTAAGAATATTTTCCAACATATGTGGAAGTCTGGAACTTCTTTGGTAAGGTTACTGATTATATATAGACCTTTTCAATTTTTTGGTGTCTTGGCAGTTACTTCTTTTATTCCTGCATTGGCCATCGCGATCCGGTTTTTGATCTTTTTTTACTTAGGGATCGGAAAAGGGCATGTGCAGTCTTTATTGTTTGCCGTGGTATTAGTGATTATTTCCGGATTGTTCCTAGTCTCTGCAATTATAGCTTTTTTGATTGGAATGAATCGCAAATTGAATGAAGAGATCTTGTATCACGAAAAGAAAAGGACCTTCGGTCTTTCTTCTAAAACTAAGGCTGCAAAATAA
- a CDS encoding 5-(carboxyamino)imidazole ribonucleotide synthase translates to MTKILVPPARLGVMGSGQLGRMFAQEAIRMGYQVSVYSPERNSPASLVGAAETVAPYEDENSLQIFLKSIDALTFEFENIPGAELNFISEYSKKNSLPVFPSPECIRIAQHRIREKTLFTKLGLPTVPFYPITNKAEATKAAETSKFPAVLKTSSFGYDGKGQTKFKTKEEFRAWVGSLGQEPLDLILEEWYEFDKEGSVILARDQKGNILCYSPSENIHKNHILDTTIHPGNFSDSIKKQMIGSAKILAEGIDYVGVFGLEFFIKGDKIVLNEFAPRPHNSGHFSQNGANISQFQLQLRCLTGLPFPSELSSQPSSMKNILGQDYLPDSALWAKYLSDERYTLHLYGKSDPRQDRKMGHWNYVGNGGEKAF, encoded by the coding sequence ATGACAAAAATTCTAGTTCCTCCTGCAAGGCTTGGAGTGATGGGATCAGGACAGCTCGGAAGAATGTTCGCCCAAGAAGCGATCCGAATGGGTTATCAGGTATCCGTTTATTCTCCGGAAAGAAACAGTCCTGCTTCCTTGGTAGGAGCTGCCGAAACGGTCGCCCCGTACGAAGACGAAAATTCACTTCAAATATTTTTAAAGTCCATAGACGCGCTTACATTCGAATTCGAGAATATACCGGGAGCAGAACTAAATTTTATCTCCGAATATTCTAAAAAAAATTCCCTTCCTGTTTTCCCAAGTCCGGAATGTATTAGGATCGCACAACATAGGATCAGAGAAAAAACATTATTTACTAAATTAGGACTTCCTACTGTACCTTTTTATCCGATCACAAATAAGGCAGAAGCAACGAAAGCGGCGGAGACTTCCAAATTCCCTGCTGTATTAAAAACTTCTTCCTTCGGTTATGACGGAAAAGGACAAACCAAATTCAAAACCAAAGAAGAATTCAGGGCATGGGTCGGTTCACTCGGACAAGAACCATTGGATCTGATCTTAGAAGAATGGTATGAGTTCGATAAAGAAGGTTCGGTGATCTTAGCAAGAGATCAAAAAGGAAATATACTTTGTTATTCTCCTTCTGAAAATATTCATAAAAATCATATTTTGGATACGACCATTCATCCCGGAAATTTTTCCGACTCTATCAAAAAACAAATGATAGGATCAGCCAAAATACTCGCAGAGGGAATCGATTACGTTGGTGTATTCGGATTAGAATTTTTTATCAAAGGTGATAAGATCGTTCTGAACGAATTCGCACCAAGACCTCATAACTCGGGTCATTTTTCCCAAAATGGAGCCAATATTTCTCAGTTCCAACTTCAATTGAGATGTCTTACCGGACTTCCATTTCCTTCCGAACTTTCTTCTCAACCTTCTTCCATGAAAAATATCTTAGGGCAGGATTATCTTCCTGATTCCGCTCTTTGGGCGAAGTATCTTTCCGATGAAAGATACACTCTTCATCTTTACGGTAAGTCGGATCCTAGACAGGATCGTAAGATGGGCCATTGGAATTATGTGGGGAACGGAGGGGAGAAGGCGTTTTAA
- a CDS encoding glycosyltransferase family 4 protein has protein sequence MKKENGTKPKITLFGPMPPFRGGISQYTFQLQKVLGKESDLTTISFRRQYPGFLYPGKSDFDPFFNGQGMGNVFYLIDALNPFSLVKAVNFVVKSGCEFAILSWWTLFWAPGFAFISSRLRKKGINTIFLCHNLFDHDSGFLKKFITKILIRNVDGYLVHSSEQKAILNSIFPDKIVLQNPHPIYQQFPAPKGLLKSRGRLELLFFGFIRPYKGLDLLLEALAMLNDPEIYLTIVGESWRDPNELICYSRELGLKNVEFHLEYTDESLVSEFFHRADLVVLPYRSATGSGVATIAYHYEKPILATRVGGFLDTIIDGETGFLIEAGRHDLIAERIRSLSRKSLEKMKPSIRNYKRKFTWESMVSKILEFHSIFCKKR, from the coding sequence ATGAAAAAGGAAAATGGGACTAAACCTAAGATCACCTTATTCGGCCCAATGCCTCCTTTTAGAGGAGGCATATCCCAATACACGTTTCAGCTTCAGAAAGTGTTAGGAAAAGAATCAGATCTAACTACGATTTCATTTCGTAGGCAATATCCTGGCTTCTTGTATCCAGGGAAATCAGATTTCGATCCTTTTTTCAACGGACAAGGAATGGGAAATGTATTCTATCTTATCGACGCCTTAAATCCTTTTTCTTTAGTTAAGGCTGTAAACTTTGTAGTGAAAAGTGGATGTGAGTTTGCGATATTGTCTTGGTGGACTTTATTTTGGGCTCCTGGGTTTGCTTTCATTTCTTCTCGTTTGCGAAAGAAAGGAATTAATACCATTTTCTTATGCCATAACTTATTTGATCATGATTCGGGGTTTCTGAAGAAGTTCATTACGAAAATTTTAATTAGAAATGTGGACGGATATTTAGTTCATAGCTCTGAACAAAAAGCCATATTAAATTCGATATTTCCCGATAAGATTGTATTGCAAAATCCTCATCCTATATATCAACAATTCCCGGCTCCCAAAGGTCTTTTAAAGTCACGAGGTAGACTAGAACTTCTTTTTTTCGGATTCATTCGCCCTTACAAAGGGTTGGATCTTTTGTTAGAAGCTTTGGCTATGTTGAACGATCCTGAAATTTATTTAACAATAGTGGGAGAATCCTGGCGAGATCCTAATGAGTTGATCTGTTATTCAAGAGAGTTAGGACTTAAGAATGTGGAATTTCATTTGGAATATACTGATGAAAGTTTAGTATCTGAATTTTTTCATCGCGCGGATCTAGTAGTTCTACCATATCGTTCAGCTACTGGGAGTGGAGTAGCGACTATTGCTTATCATTACGAAAAACCGATATTGGCGACTCGAGTCGGAGGATTTTTGGATACAATCATTGATGGAGAAACAGGCTTTTTAATTGAAGCAGGTCGTCACGATCTTATTGCGGAAAGGATCCGTTCCCTTTCCAGAAAATCCTTAGAAAAGATGAAGCCTTCGATCCGGAATTATAAAAGAAAATTTACTTGGGAAAGTATGGTTTCAAAAATTTTAGAGTTTCATTCCATATTCTGTAAAAAAAGATAA
- a CDS encoding Gfo/Idh/MocA family protein, whose product MRKTKVVLIGLGRIASSLEKDPYRSKPCTHSGVLFSSWGKKNFEFIGGVDPNPDKREKFHKQWKLSDQLTFSSPDQLPSKYKPDLAIIASPSESHYRNALEWIERGVKNFLIEKPVCETFVQAKDLEKISRKKGIRIWINHERRYHPKYDWAKKVLDSQKYGPIRTIRASVLTSALAPGRAFQGRTGPLFHDGTHAVDLIYWFLGKPDRIRSSLTRRKGIPIEDRALAFLEYKSGPTVFLEAGGMRKYFQFEMDIMTSEARILLSNDGMRLFVSKPSKKYKGFNSLTEVSFPEKSFLGSNPFMNLYKEIRNVLTGKSERMTGDIGENLGIMELLHKIKTGAEIRTVSEI is encoded by the coding sequence ATGCGAAAGACCAAGGTTGTTTTAATCGGTTTAGGAAGGATCGCTTCTTCCTTGGAAAAAGATCCGTATAGATCTAAACCCTGCACTCATTCCGGGGTCCTATTCTCTTCTTGGGGCAAAAAAAATTTTGAATTTATAGGCGGAGTCGATCCCAATCCGGATAAAAGGGAAAAGTTTCACAAGCAGTGGAAACTTTCCGACCAGTTGACCTTCTCCAGTCCGGATCAATTGCCTTCTAAATATAAACCTGATCTTGCGATCATCGCGAGCCCTTCCGAATCTCATTATAGAAATGCGTTAGAGTGGATCGAAAGAGGTGTTAAAAATTTTCTGATCGAAAAACCGGTTTGTGAAACTTTTGTACAGGCAAAGGACCTGGAAAAAATTTCCCGCAAAAAAGGGATACGGATTTGGATCAATCATGAGAGAAGATACCATCCTAAATATGATTGGGCGAAGAAGGTCCTGGACTCTCAAAAATACGGACCGATCCGCACCATTCGAGCATCCGTTTTGACTTCCGCTCTGGCTCCGGGCAGGGCATTCCAAGGCAGGACCGGTCCTCTATTCCATGATGGAACTCATGCGGTGGATTTGATCTATTGGTTTTTAGGAAAACCGGATCGGATCCGTTCTTCTTTGACTAGAAGAAAGGGGATCCCGATAGAGGATAGGGCGCTTGCGTTCTTGGAATATAAATCCGGGCCGACAGTGTTTTTGGAAGCCGGGGGAATGAGGAAGTATTTCCAATTCGAAATGGATATTATGACTTCCGAGGCCCGTATCCTTCTATCCAACGATGGTATGAGACTTTTCGTTTCCAAACCTTCTAAGAAGTACAAGGGATTTAATAGTTTGACGGAAGTCTCATTTCCCGAAAAATCATTCCTCGGATCGAACCCTTTCATGAACCTTTATAAAGAAATACGAAATGTTCTTACGGGGAAGTCGGAAAGAATGACCGGGGATATCGGAGAAAATTTAGGCATCATGGAACTTCTACATAAGATCAAAACCGGCGCCGAAATCAGAACGGTTTCGGAAATCTAA
- a CDS encoding FkbM family methyltransferase, producing MRYYIQKFIGVYEKELDILSQIVPKAGIAIDVGGNKGIYAYALSKIANEVVCFEPLKECAEYILEYGSSKIIVKQLALSDEVGEFTLYVPIIERRVISTRASLIKPDGDSEARKIQISKLDSFHFPKVDFIKIDTEGSEASVLRGAAGILKKFKPSLLVEIDINRHSEKSFLEVFSYIKEFGYLAYILNSGRLIESVDHLKDGQSKYNFIFLPDNAI from the coding sequence ATGCGTTATTACATTCAAAAATTTATAGGTGTATACGAAAAGGAATTGGATATTTTATCTCAAATAGTTCCTAAAGCGGGTATAGCGATTGATGTCGGTGGAAATAAAGGAATTTATGCTTATGCTCTATCGAAAATAGCGAATGAAGTGGTTTGCTTCGAGCCTCTTAAAGAATGTGCTGAATATATTTTAGAATACGGTTCTAGTAAGATCATTGTTAAACAATTAGCTCTATCGGATGAAGTCGGAGAATTCACCTTATACGTCCCTATTATAGAAAGACGAGTGATATCAACGAGAGCCTCATTGATTAAGCCAGACGGGGATAGTGAAGCTAGGAAAATTCAAATTTCTAAATTGGATTCTTTTCATTTTCCCAAAGTTGATTTTATTAAGATTGATACAGAAGGGAGTGAAGCCTCTGTTTTGAGAGGGGCAGCTGGAATTTTAAAAAAATTTAAACCTTCTTTGCTCGTAGAAATAGATATCAATCGACATTCCGAAAAATCATTTTTAGAAGTTTTTTCTTACATAAAAGAATTCGGCTATTTAGCTTACATTCTAAACTCAGGAAGGCTGATAGAAAGTGTTGATCATTTAAAAGATGGACAGAGCAAATACAATTTTATTTTTTTACCCGACAACGCTATATGA
- a CDS encoding lysylphosphatidylglycerol synthase domain-containing protein, protein MFNRKRILLATKLLLTGAAILYFIFFLKNHLEKMPEIRLDSKFILCSCISLILYSINIILGGLNWSILLRDHNVKLSKTKIVHISSLTQFGKYLPGNVGHHFGRVFLAKGHSIPIAISLQTIFTETVVLTASGLSVGIFGLLYLKEIEYSNFLPYIIFLIGIIFLSIIAPKFVIPILNHNKFTWLRKLTGGEELQIPKFSTIPKVTLLNIASFTNCGIILYMIAWLIFDQINQNIFFLISIFTASWILGYILPGSPAGLGIRDAALINGLSTQYDSSVTLGIAIIFRFICTIGDGIVFLISWSLKKKYLDND, encoded by the coding sequence ATGTTTAACAGAAAGAGAATTTTATTAGCGACAAAATTATTATTAACCGGAGCAGCAATTTTATATTTTATCTTCTTTCTAAAAAACCATTTAGAAAAAATGCCAGAAATCCGGCTTGATTCGAAATTTATCCTTTGTTCATGCATCTCTTTGATATTATACTCAATAAATATAATATTAGGAGGACTAAACTGGTCGATACTTCTCCGGGATCATAACGTAAAACTTTCCAAAACTAAAATTGTCCACATCTCTTCTCTCACACAATTTGGCAAATATCTTCCAGGAAATGTCGGCCATCATTTCGGAAGAGTATTTTTAGCGAAAGGGCATTCGATACCTATTGCAATTTCGCTTCAAACAATATTTACAGAAACTGTCGTTTTAACCGCTAGCGGTTTATCAGTTGGTATTTTTGGGCTTCTCTATTTAAAAGAAATAGAATATTCAAATTTTTTACCATATATCATTTTCCTGATAGGTATTATATTTTTATCAATCATTGCTCCAAAGTTTGTGATCCCCATCCTCAATCATAACAAATTTACTTGGCTCCGCAAGCTGACTGGTGGAGAAGAGTTACAAATACCTAAATTTTCAACAATTCCCAAAGTGACCTTGCTTAATATAGCCTCCTTTACAAATTGCGGAATCATCCTTTACATGATAGCCTGGCTCATATTTGACCAGATAAATCAAAATATATTTTTCTTAATAAGTATTTTTACTGCGTCTTGGATTTTAGGCTATATTCTTCCTGGCTCTCCAGCAGGTTTAGGTATTCGCGATGCCGCTCTTATAAACGGGCTCTCGACTCAATATGATTCGTCAGTCACATTAGGGATCGCGATCATATTTAGATTTATCTGTACAATTGGAGACGGAATAGTTTTCTTAATATCGTGGTCTCTAAAAAAGAAGTATCTAGATAACGATTAA